The Cannabis sativa cultivar Pink pepper isolate KNU-18-1 unplaced genomic scaffold, ASM2916894v1 Contig3, whole genome shotgun sequence genome window below encodes:
- the LOC115704466 gene encoding pathogenesis-related protein 1: MELLGGHNNNRMSLLLVILLFTCTVTILQTTTHAQDSPQDFLNAHNAARAQVGVGPIRWDNTVAEYARRYANQRKGDCRLVHSSGPYGENIAWGRPDLSGVNAVRMWVAEKADYDYNSNTCRAGRVCGHYTQVVWRNSVRLGCAKVRCDNNRGSFITCNYDPPGNWNGQRPYDMLASFVDQY; encoded by the coding sequence atggAGCTATTAGGAggtcataataataatagaatgtCACTATTACTAGTGATACTATTATTCACATGCACGGTTACCATTCTCCAAACCACCACTCATGCCCAAGACTCTCCACAAGACTTTCTCAACGCCCACAACGCTGCGCGCGCGCAGGTGGGTGTGGGGCCGATCAGATGGGACAACACGGTGGCTGAGTATGCGCGTCGATACGCCAACCAGCGCAAGGGTGACTGCAGACTCGTTCACTCGAGTGGGCCTTACGGCGAGAACATAGCCTGGGGAAGGCCTGACCTTTCGGGTGTCAACGCCGTGAGGATGTGGGTGGCGGAGAAGGCTGACTACGACTACAACTCCAATACTTGCCGCGCTGGTAGGGTTTGCGGACACTACACTCAGGTGGTGTGGCGTAACTCGGTTCGTCTTGGGTGTGCTAAGGTTCGGTGTGATAATAATAGGGGTTCTTTTATTACTTGCAACTATGATCCACCAGGCAACTGGAATGGCCAGAGACCATATGATATGTTAGCATCGTTTGTGGACCAATACTAG